aaagtcaatcACTTAGCATTAGCCTCAAAGTTTGCATTCACATGTCAAGCTGGTAAATAACGCTAACTTGTGGTCTGTTTCAGTACACGATGGGACGTGTGATCAGGGGACAGAGAAAAGGTGCGGGCTCCGTGTTCAAAGCCCACGTCAAGCACAGGAAAGGTGCTGCTAAACTCCGACACATTGACTTCGCTGAACGCCATGGTTACATCAAGGGGATCGTAAAGGTAATTGTTGGGACTCTTAGCACTGTGTTTTTAGGAGCAGGTCAAAGCCATGCTGGTTGTAGGTGAGTGGacactgattttgtttttctcttggtGGTCTACTCTCTCAGGATATTATCCATGACCCCGGCCGTGGTGCTCCCCTGGCCAAAGTGGCCTTCCGTGACCCATACCGCTTCAAGAAGAGGACAGAGCTCTTCATCGCTGCTGAGGGCATCCACACTGGACAGTTCATCTACTGCGGCAAGAAGGGTAAGAGGCTAAAAGTAGACATGAGCATTACTGTTTTGACTGTAGTCTTGTTGTTCTGCCTCTACCCATAGATGATGTGTAACATTTCTTCATTCTCAAGTATAAATCATGGCTTTTAGCCTTAGAAGTGTAGGTCTGTGTTGATACATGCCAAGTAATGAGATGCCTGTATGAAAGGAATAGCTTAGTTCTtaactgtaaaatatgattAACAAATGACCAATGTGGCTATTTCAGCTGTAGTGTTTCCTTTTATTATTCCTGGACTTGTAgaagttgaaacattttgagCTGGATTAGatgcattttgtcatttttctgttggCTTTGTGTGCATTAACACTCCCTTAAAACTTTGTATTGCACTTACGTTCACACTGGGCCTAATTTCAGATTTGCCAGCCTGCAAGAAGTGGCATCAAATGTAGTGAAATGTGTCCGATGTTAACAAAGCAGGTTGTTCTTTGAAATGCAGTGCTCGTAATTGGGTGAAATTAGAGCTCCCATTGCTGGATGGAAGTGTgtgatgtgtcagtgtggaGCTCGTGCCCTTACTATGTTTTATCCCACAGCTCAGCTGAACATTGGCAATGTCCTGCCCGTTGGCACGATGCCTGAAGGAACCATCATCTGCTGCCTGGAGGAGAAGCCTGGTGACAGAGGCAAGCTGGCCCGTGCTTCAGGAAACTACGCCACAGTCATCTCCCACAACCCTGAGACCAGGAAGTCCAGAGTCAAGCTGCCCTCTGGCTCCAAGAAGGTCATCTCCTCTGCCAACAGAGCTGTTGTCGGTAAGGACCCTTACTTTGGAAACTAACGTTGtctgtttatttactgtttgaGCTGAACAATGTATCACTGACCAGCTCTGCCCTGTGTGTTAAAGGTGTGGTTGCTGGCGGTGGTCGTATTGACAAGCCCATCCTGAAGGCTGGTCGTGCCTACCACAAGTACAAGGCCAAGAGGAACTGCTGGCCACGTGTCCGTGGTGTGGCTATGAACGTAAGTGAACATGAACATACTGCAGCTATGTTATCTATGATGCTAACCATGTAAAACTGTGATAATATGAGTTGATAATTGTGGACGAGGAAcagcagacagtgagagagacggGGACAgatgtttaatttattaaatgCCCGTATGAGTCCATTTGTGCTATAATGTATCAGCAAATAGAATCTATTATATTGTGAATTGATATTGAtacttcttgttttgtttgtctcatcaAACAGCATTACTTGTAGGTCATGTTTTGAGAATCTGGAGAAAGGTTTAATAATGAGGCTTAAATATTTAACTGTCTAATGTAGCAGGTCAATGTGTTAAAAGGAGAAACCTCAACAAAGTCTGGTAAATTCTGCCTTCTACAATTTTGACATTGTACACGTTAGATGTGTGAGGTGGTTCAGCGGTGGGTGAGATTGCTCGCCTTTATAAAATATAGATTGATAACTGTGTCCAAGTTGGCGCTTACATGAGGATTTGGTCTTGAATCTTATAGCATTTTTGAGACCACTTAACATTTTCCTAATCGGATCTGTTGGTTCAGCCCCTCTCAGAGTCTACATTTTAGAAAATCCCTCACATTAAGAAAGACCAAATTTATCTcaatgtgaagcactttgtgatcGTAACGTCTTGAAAATATAATGATCACGGCTCCAGAAATGGGAGCTTGTTGGTCCTGAATTCCTGGagctaagagagagagagaggttaaaaGGTGCTTGTTTTTTGCAAGAAGGCAAAGAATTTATCAGGTTAGATGCTGTCTTTTAATGCAAGTTCATGCATGACCCTGAAACAGCACATTAgtgaaagggagaggaggaagctggaggctGGGGTTTTGTTCCTTGTCTCGACGTGAGGATGCAACCACAATAACAAATGTAACTGAAGACTGACgtcccttcttttctctctccctgcagcccGTTGAGCATCCCTTCGGTGGTGGTAACCATCAGCATATTGGCAAACCCTCAACAATCAGGAGGGATGCACCCGCTGGTCGCAAGGTCGGTCTTATTGCTGCCCGACGTACAGGCAGACTGCGCGGAACAAAGACCGTGCAGGAGAAGGAGAACTAAATCTGACTGTcttgataataaaaacatgttccGAAAGAATCTGTGCTCTCGCTTAATTTCTGTGTCCAAATACACAAAAAGGGTAAAATGTGCAACTGATGTTTAAAATTGATATTGTGGTGAGAAAATGACGAGGTAGATGATAAATGCATAAACAATAGGCTATAAGTAGgacaataaaatgtataaataaaataaatgatggctgaaatccattttgctgcttcagtttcaggatACTGATATTGCTGGCTTACTGTCTCAcagtcatggcttactgggacactttgctttttaaagatatttaacattttaaaattatagCTGGTGATTTGACATTGCTGATCAGTTAATTTAAAGACAATGACTATCCTAAGTACTACAGTTATTAACTATTAATAACTATTCCACTATTCCAGCGTTTGTCTTTTATTCTGAGGCTAATTTATTTGGTACATCTAGCTGAGAGGGCTGCTGCAGGCTGACCAGACTTGCAACTGATCTTATGTCCTTTGTTTTTGGTGTTGATTCATTGTCATGGTCAGTGTGGCTGCTGTGGTTTGTGTTGTTAAATTGTTATTCTGAAAGATGTTTCCAATATTTTATCTACTTAATATCAGAAAACCGCAAATTAAAGACCCCAAAATGACCACgaagttgaatcaacacattATAAACCTCCTGAAAGCAGGATTCAGGGCAAGAATTTCAGACTACATTGTAGTTTTAGCtagatgtacctaataaactggtgaCTGGGTGTATGTCCACCAGAGGGAGCTCATCTACCAGGACAGTTTGAACAAAGGTTCAGTTATTTAAGCCTTCACATGCAATGCTGGATCTATTTCTTAATATTAGATGTGTTCTTGTGACCCACTCACAGATTGTGGCCTTTGTGTGAACACTTAAACCAACGAGTGATTTTCTCTTGGACTGTTTTCGTTTGATGGAGTTGACATGAGATGAGACATGAATGTTCAAGTATCCAGTATTTAtactacaaaaacatttttattattttgtccaccccattcaATCAGTGAGGACAGCCTAACAatccaacagcagcacaaactgcatCCTACATcagatttattgcagggctgttgtattgtactgcattagttttagctaggtgtactTAATaaacagaggtggaaagtaactaagtacaattTTGGAGTACTTGTTCTTTACtcacatatttccattttctactATATTATGCTTCtaatataaaatatactttCTAATCCACTACATTTGATAACTTTCCAGATTCAGATAGAAAATATAAGCAAACCaataaataagacattattGATCCTCcgggaaattcacaagctacccagcagtatataaagtacttcatAAGCCTCACATTTCCCAGCTGCAATATTAAAGTACTGtacacattcatgcatgaaCAATCATAACCCAAtaacaatgtacagtattttgaaatgagcataatgagtacttttacttttggtacttttaaGTATGGTTcgatgctaatacttttgtacttatacttaaataaaatataaatgcaggacttttacttaagtaaaatatctgagtactgCTAATTAGTGTAAAACTGCTgtcgtagtagtagtagtagtagactGACCTTGATGTTCCAAAATTTGGTGGACTGCCCCTTTAAGAGAGAATCTCAAACGAGTCATATGACCAAAAATGTCCCAGTAACAGTGACCTGTGTGTCCTCACCGTCTTCACTGATGCAGAATCAACACACTCGTTACAACTTCACAACTCGGtacaaaacaaatcagcacTTTAAACTCTTCCAGCAGATGTGAATGAATGCCTTTTGTAAGAAAAACTCTAACTCGCTGACGTGTTGATAATTGGAAGCCGGTGAACCTCAGCAGATGTTTATTGTCCACAAGTAGAAATGAGACACAGGCAAGATTCCATGTTCTTTATTTGCTAAGGGCGCAATgctttttttgttatatttctgtGCACAAAAAACCTCACAAAGTGAAAGTCCACATCGCGACTGTAGCTCCAGAATTCAACGTCACACCATGGCCAAAACAAAAGTCGGCAAAAAACAGGGCGCAGAACTCTGTACAGTCAATATCttctttaaaaataacacaaggACAAAAATGTTCCTCTTAAATCAAATTCTATTTTTagtgaaatacaacaaaataaattctaTAAAATAAgagcaaaatatttaaatataatacGATGGgcagaatattttcatttgcagGAGTATTTGGTATgtttttagacaaaaaaaaaaaaagaaaattcaaaaaatACATGCATTCAAGTTACCaattaaatacagtatttactgaTGTTTACCTTTTACTCCTACAGAATTAGCTCAAGTTGCAACATGACTAACCAGCCGCTATTCTTACGGTACAACCCTGCTGTGGAACCTGTTCTCCGCGGAACGACAGGGTGGAGGGTCTCGCTGCAGCTCGGGATCAGGTACTTCATCCCGAACCACAGCCAGACGCCAAACCTGACCGGCTCCGTGGCAGAAAGGAAGCCGATGGGCAACAAGTCTGTCTACAACTAGGCTCTATTGAAGAGACAGAAGCAAACCACACAGTCCATTATACACCAGACAGCCCAGTGCAGCGATTCTGTTGCatatgtgtttcatttttcagaatTCCTAAAGATGAAAGCTAAGCTGTCTAACCCACCAAAACTGACTGCCAAATGTGAAGTTGGAGGATTATAATGTGCAATTGAAAAGCCACTTATTCATACATTGGTTCAAAATATCGCCCTCATTTGTAGATAGGGTAGATGAGTagaaaaaggagcaaaaacaaaaaaacctaaaGGGTAACAACACCCCTCTGGAGATGTGGATTAAGAACAGCTTTAGGTTTTGTTATGATCACAAGTCTTCCCTTGGGCTACACTATTCTGGTGAGAAGCCATGCTAAATGTTACAGCATATTAACTAGAGCTTCGAAAAAGGATTGAATTAATTaccagaacaaacaaacaaaaaaaaaaagaaaaagaaagaaaaaaaaaagaaaggcaatgAGTTTCAGAACAATGTTGCATCACTGCTTTTTCACATCAACCAAACACCGTAAAAGTCCACCCAACCATTCCATACCTCACACTAAAACCAACCACAGCTCGTGAGTTGATTTGGCATCGGTCATAAGGTTGCCAAGGAGCttaagaataataatataattatgataataacaATGCGTCCTTCTACAGTTGAATGACCAGTAACCGTCCCGATGGTAGAACAAACTTTACTGCTGAGCATGGGTGATAAAACAAAGAGTTGTTGTTGTCTTCTTACAGttttttttgggcatttttcgTATTTATAAtatccatttttgtttttcataatatCTGCAACATCTCCCAACAGCAAACCACACAGAGTTATGCTACTGGGGGATCTGAACAGtcaaaaacattaacatactATGTACACCTTTTTCGTCGTGTAGACAAGCGCATCAGCATCGTCGGTTCTGGgtaaatttgtttttctttattagaACTCTTGTCCACTCCCTCGCCTCTGCAGCCGCCAGCAGGCCCCTGTCACACGGTCAGGCAGCCCCAGGCCAGGGAAGAGCACCTCTCACAGGCTGACGGGGGAGAGAAGTGGCCTGGAGAGGGGATGGGAGGCCCGGCTCTGCCCTGCCCTggggccagagagagagagagagagagagagagagagcgagagagagcgaggccCGACGAGGAGCTCTGTTGACCgaaggatgagaggaaggagagcggGACGATGGAGGCTCGAGGCacagcagagggggaggggatgTTACTCCTTAGGTGGGGCAGGTGCTGGGGTAGAGGCGGGGCCGGGGCCGGGGCCGGGACCGGGGCCAGGGCCGGGGCCGGGACCGGGGCTGGGGCCGGGGCCAGGGGCAGGGGCGGGGGCGACCTCCTCGGTGCTCTCCCAGTTCTCTTGTGCTCGCGGGCTTGGGCCGGGAGTGGGACCGGTGCCTGGGGCGGGGGTCTGGGTGGGGCCTGGAGTCGGGGCAGAGGCAGGACCAGGACGTTGGGGGTTGTTCATGTGCTGAGCAGCAGGCCCGGTGTACGGCTGCCCATGGGGGTGGTTGTTCTGTTCAGGAGGAGAAAGTGGACAGAATCAGTGGGCTGTAAATGAAATtgtttaactttttatttaagAAATGAATTCATCCGAGCACCCACGTTTTGGGTTTGTCCAAGGCTGGAAGATTTCTGGATGCGGTTTCTAAACGTCCTCTCATCAGGATAAGTCCggtaatacatttgttttgttgacaaatcccatgaaaagaccaccAACAATGAACcgatcctactaacaagtattgtctgtgtatcaaAAGCCTGATATGTCTTATTCCCGTTATTTGTTgtccaaataaaaacacaaacatcattgCACTAGCTGTCATGTTCCTCCATTATCATGAACATGAGAGACAAACTGATGCATTGTTTACTTTGGTCTTTTAAACAGGATTTGTTGACgataacaaaaagaaagaatatttcCAGCCTCTTCTCTTAATGATCCTAATCCTTCAGCGGCCATATTCTGGGTGGTCTCCAAGGACTTAAAGATCACAGCTAGCAGAAGTCTTTTCTACATTACTTGATTCTCCTcaaatggaagaaaaacaatgcaTCTCAAACTCAAACAGCAGCACTACACTCAAGGCTGAAAGACTTTTATAAGATGTGGAAactattttggttttatttccaAAACTCCAttagtgtgtgtaatgtgataGTTatccattttgtcttttcctccttatgccacactttgttttatgagACTGGATGTAAACATCTGTTACTGTTTAAACATGTGATGAAAGAATGTGagcatgaatataaataaaataaaccagacattaaaaaaaaaaaaaactgaacaaaaagtaGCGCATTTATCAAGAAAACTGACTATAAACTTACGCTTCTGGTTGTGCGAGCACTCGAGCGTGAAATAACACTTGGGATgcttgagtaaaaaaaaacaaaaaaatttgTTGCCGTGGTTACTGGTATTACTCATGGCTAATGCGAGACTGGCTACAAGAATTGACGCCACTTCCTTGTTCATACTCTCTGCGATAAATAATGGTAAAATACGACAATCTGAAATCCCAGAAGCATGAAAGAAACCAGATGGTCTTTGACGCGTCACTGTCATGAGGATGTGAATCAAGCGGGACCTCTAGACACTACCTGCTGAAACTGGGTAGTTCCAGGAGAATGTGGGTACAGAGAGGTGTCCTCGGGTGGAGAGGAGTCTTGATCGTCAGGTGCTTCCTGTTCATCTGGCTCCTAGCAGACATGAGATAAATGTTATCGCACATTAATttcaactttcaaaataaaatcttctatactatatataaatacaaacagcagGATTTGCTACCTTATTTGAACAAAGCAGTGGGTATAATGTTAAGCTTCTGGCTGTGTGGGGAAGTCAAACTTCCAGCTGTGTTACATTATCAAGTAAATGAGGTTTAAGTGAAATCTGATTATATGTGTGGGAGGATTCTACACCTGAGAGCATCCTCTCAGCACCAGAGCTGCTGGTAGTTCTGTAGAAAAACAGCTAACAGAAGGTGCACATGAACCTCTCTACTGTTGAGGTCATTTCAGTGGGCCACTTTCAAAGACGAAGGCTGCTgataatttttatttttcttaagcCATTTGTTGACGGTAAGAAAAACATGAAGTAACGCCAGCCTCATCGTTTAACAGTTCTTAATCATAGAACTATGTGacagtaaattacatttctgtttgacGTGTGCAAGTGAACATATTTCAACATGATATAAAGTGGGAAAACAACAGAACCTGTCAGGCTATTAACACAAATCTGTACTAATAAATGCCATCACAAAAACCATCCTTGTTGTCTCTTTCTCTACCTATTATCTATCATTTAAACTACAGATGGAATATCAAAACCTTTGCTGCCTACAAGAGTTTAAACTACATCTGatttgatgcaaataaaaaataattagaaGTTACGTTAGaggttgttttgtcaaattatGTGGTTCTCCCAACTAACAGGTGAgaatattacattttgaaagtatGTTTGCAGGTACATAGTATCAAATGTTTACAGTTAACtaccaaaatgacaaaagcctataaatacacagtatattgGCTACAATAGCATTATGTCCTGGTCTTAcagtgtaaatactgtaactacGACTGCATACTGAAGTATAGATGAGGCTCAGAGTTTTGAATCAGATGCAGGTGGCTGGCAGCATCACAGTTTGAGTTGGAGAGGAAGCAAAAAAACTGGCTAAAAGAGCACTAGACTGCGATGGAAGACTGGCTATGTCAGTGATGTTGCTTTGGCAAATCACTGGGACTGACTGGGCAACAGGACAGCGAGAGAACAAAGATCTGTTCACTGTGTGCAGCTGCATAACATGAGCTCTTACGCCAGTTACACTGTATGGCGTCTCACAGGCAGCCTggctacctttttttttttactacagaCAACAGGATGGAGGATGGCAGTTTGATTTACTTTGTCATGTATCTATGGCCACAATCTGTCTTACTAACACAGCATGAACACGTACATACTTTCTACATatacaagataaaaaaacaaaaacaataatacacatCTCAAGGGGTTATATACTGGAAATAAAACTGTTGACAACTCAAAGTGATAATTCATTTACTCTATAAATCATTCTGGCAGTAAATATAGCCTACTCTAATCTCCTGTgcttattatttatataatatgtGTATCACATAAATAAAAGAGTCCAAAAAGTTGACAAAATGGGACAAACTAAGGGGACTCAACATGTTTCTAGCCTCTGCCACTGATGACTAAGCTACAAGAAACTCAAATATGTGCAGTCCTAACTAAACAAGTGTTAACTGTGTTGAGGTCTATAAATTGGCTGTTCACTGTTTCTCTGcttatttgatttaataaaattttgtttcatttccttcctttatGTTGTGGTGCCTGGAATACTGACCTTCCCTGGGCTTCCCTGAGTACACTTGAGCTGTGTATGGAATATTACAGGAGAAGTGTGTCATTTGACTGGATTTgtcaacataaaaatacaaGTAACTTATTTTAAgtgagaacaaaaaaaatgatatagTTGTATGCATTGTGAACTGCAGCCATGAatcaatacaaaacatattcagcATAGTAAACATATCATAGCTGTAACTTAGGGAcgacatttacatttaatggcTTGTTGGAAACACTAAATTAATGGCTCCAATTAGTCATTCAAAGTCTATTTAAaaatttggtctataaaatcaTTTATTCTATCAAAGCCACATAGCCACAAAACTGAAACATTCAATTTATAATGACATCAGATAGAGAACCCGATaaattattgaaaataaatattctaGTCAGCCTAGTACTCGTTACTCGTTAATCCCTTCAGTGCTATTACATACACAATCGTTCAAATGTTTGGAATCACCTGTTAGTTAcatattgatgtttttgttattgatgTCAATAATGGCTATTTtaacacagataaaaacagtaTAATTCAGacaacaaatgtattatttacatttgaaatagttTAGGCCCCAAAAGAAGAATAATTACATGATTAAAACTTCCATTTAGTTGATGTCCCCACAGTGTTGCATAACAGGGGTGAATACTGTTATTATTGGATTACAACTTCTTCTTTGGGCCCTCTGCAGTCTACTCAGTGGTCAGATTGAATAGGTTTAAACTTTGATTTATCAGTCTATAGTATGTTCATCTGATACACTGTGATCTAATCCCAATAGTGCTAAGCCTCACCTAACcttctatttctattttgaaGTTTTAAGAGTAGCTTTGCTAAAAGAAACATGCCTGTTAATTCCAGCTCGTTAGAGGCATTATTGCGCACTTGACACTTAAACAGGAACCTGTTCCAATTTAAATCTGCACAGATTTTGATGCTAAGCTTCCCATTTGTTTTACCAATGACTTCTTACATTCTGACTTAACTGCAgtatctttgtctctttctgccctTTCAGTTGTCAGTCAGGTTGAACCAttgtacagtgttttgtttgcatgtaaaaaacatgttttatttgcaaacCCTTCATACAAAAACCCATATATCTGTAAATAGGACTTTCTATGACCTAAACGCAAAACGAAAGACCATTCAAAAATATATCCTCTCAGCCATCTCTGACTGTACTGAATCGAGCTTTTGTAGCAGATGATTCCAAACTTTTGAACAGTGTTGTATATAAACCAGTTAAAAGCTGGTCATGTTTTGCCATTCAGTGGGTTGTTGTGTTGAAGTGATGTGGTACACATCAGGTTGTTAAAGCTCATCTGGCTCAGTCATACAGTATTTCTGGGGGAGTTTTCTGTTACCTTCAACACTGTACACCATTGTTAACATGTTCTCATAGCAACCTCGGCCATGAAGATATGTTTTACTGTGGTGTTTTTAGGTAACTTCCAATATTCACGTGGCCTTCTTGATttcatatatttgcatttaacagAAAGACCCCTTCCATACTGATGTTTGACTTAATCAGAAAAGTCAGACAGAACTGTAGTGATTCTGAACAGCTGTTCTGTACACCTACATACAGTGTCCTATAGCTTTAGATAGTGGTATGATTTGTCTCCCTAAACACAATCCCTAAGACTGGAAGATAATGTTAATGTGACATTAGGCAAAAgtgagcgtgcatgtgtgtgtgtgtgtgtgtgagaaaggtACAATGTCAATGCAATTACCTCCTCGGGACAAAGTTCACAGGCTTTGGCCAGTGTCATACGTGCACTGTGTGAACGCTCCAGGAAATAGCCGTTGGAGGTCTCGTTGCTCTGAACCGGAGGGGACCAGTTGTTGTAGGTGTACTGGGGGTTCCCTGTGTATGGCCTCCTCTCTAGCTCATCCCCGAGCCACTCCACTGCCCACGTCCACTTTCGTTTCAGGTCACCATTACTCTGTGTACACAAGAACATGCTGATTA
This window of the Enoplosus armatus isolate fEnoArm2 chromosome 11, fEnoArm2.hap1, whole genome shotgun sequence genome carries:
- the rpl8 gene encoding large ribosomal subunit protein uL2 — encoded protein: MGRVIRGQRKGAGSVFKAHVKHRKGAAKLRHIDFAERHGYIKGIVKDIIHDPGRGAPLAKVAFRDPYRFKKRTELFIAAEGIHTGQFIYCGKKAQLNIGNVLPVGTMPEGTIICCLEEKPGDRGKLARASGNYATVISHNPETRKSRVKLPSGSKKVISSANRAVVGVVAGGGRIDKPILKAGRAYHKYKAKRNCWPRVRGVAMNPVEHPFGGGNHQHIGKPSTIRRDAPAGRKVGLIAARRTGRLRGTKTVQEKEN